Below is a window of Microbacterium saperdae DNA.
CGAGCCCCAGGCGTAGTCACGGGGGGCGTTGGTCAGACTCAGCAGCATGCCCCCAGCGTAGAGCCGCTCAGCGATGTTCAGCGACGCGCCGGGTACGGCGCGGTAGCCTGAACGCGATGGCTCAGTACACCAAGCATCCGGTCGCGGCCCGGCCCACCGCACCCGAACGCGAATCGACGGGGCATCTGCTGCTGCGCGGTTATGCGATCCTCGTCTTGATCGTGACGTTCGCGCACTCGGCCGTCTACAACCTCCTCGGCCAGGACGGCGCCGGCGTCGTGCTGGTCGCCTTCACGCTCGCCACGGTCGCCATCGGCGTCCCCATGGTCACCCGAAAGCGCCCGCAACCGTTCCGTTGGCGCCGCCTGCCATGGACCGCGCTGGGCTACGTGACCCTCGCCCTGATCTCCGTCGCATGGTCGCAGTGGCGAGTACCGACCCTGATCACCTGGGTGCTTCTCGCAGCGGTGACGGTGAACGCCCTCTTCCTCGTCCACGTGCTCACCTGGAACGAGATCATCCGCGCGCTCTCCTCGGCATTCAAGTGGGTCCTCGGCCTGTCGCTCGCGCTCGAGCTGTGGGTGTCCCTGGTCCTGCACGCGCCTCTGCTGCCGAACTTCGCCAACTTGCCGGACGGCAAGATCGATCCGCAGTGGTACTGGGTGCGCGACAACCTGTTCGACGGCGGACGCATCCAGGGGATCGTCGGCAACGCGAATCTGCTCGCCATCATCTCGCTGTTCGCCATCATCACGTTCGGGGTGCTGTTCGCCGCGCGCGCCCGATGGCGCACGACGCTCGCCCTGTGGATGCTGCTCGCGGCGTACTTCCTCCTCCGCACCTCATCCGCCACAGCGCTCGTCTGCGCCGCCGCTGTGGTCGTGGTCCTCGTCGTCGCCCTCGCGATGCGGCGGGCTCGCACCCCCGGGGCGCGCACCAAGGTCTATACGATCGCGATCGGCACCACCCTGATCGGGGGCGCCGCGGTCTGGCTGCTCCGAGAGCCGCTCTTCGCCCTGCTGGGGCGCAGCGCCGACCTCACGGGCCGCTCCGAGAAGATCTGGACGAAGGTCCTCGCGCGCGCGGCCGAGCATCCGCTCTTCGGCAACGGTTTCTCCAGCCCCTGGATCCCCTCCGACCCGGCATTCGACGGGTGGATCATCGACCACCACATCACTGTCTTCCACGCGCACAACATGTGGCTCGACGTCCTCATGCAGCTCGGCGTGCTCGGGGTCGCTCTGATGGCCATCGCGTACCTGAGCCTGCTCTGGCGTTCGTGGTTCTTCGCGGTGGACCGTCCTCGCTGGGACCTGGACTCCCGCCGGGCCTACTCCCCGCTCACCCTTCTTCCCAGCCTGTTCACGGTCGTGCTGCTCGTGCAGGGACTGTCCGAGTCCACGCCGATCATGCTGTGGGGATGGATGCTGCTCGTGCTCCTGTCCTTCAAGCTGAAGTCCGTCCCTCTGGTCGGCGTCGGCGAGCGGGATCTCTTGTTCGAACGCGGCACCCGACCGCGGCGCGTCCCGTGACGCCGGCGCATCGCCTCGCGCGGCTGCTCGGTTCCGTCGAGATGGCTCGCGCCTTCACCCTGGCGGTGCTCGGCGCGGTGTTCGGCTCGTTCGCGATCGAGCAGATGACCTCCGCGGTCACGCTCGCGACGATCATCGCCATCCTGTGCGTGCTGGGAGCAGCGATCCTGTGGGTGCGACGCGACGAGCTCTCACCGCTGCGGATCGCCCCCTCCTCGCTGTTCGCCTTCCTCGGCTGGGCACTGGTCAGCCTGGTGTGGACCACCGATCGCTCGGAGACGTTCTTCGGCTGGATGTCGCTGTTCGGCTTCGCCTTCCTCGCGCTCACGGTCGGCCATATCCGAGACACCCTGCAGACCGTACGTGCCATCGGTGACACGTTGCGCGTGCTGCTCACGGTGTCGCTGGGCGTCGAGATCCTGTCCGGCATCCTGCTGGACGTGCCTTTCACGTTCCTCGGCGTCCAGGGGAACCTGGCCGAGGGCGGCCCGATCCAGGGCATCTTCGGCAGCCGGAACATGCTGGGATTCATCGCCGTGCTCGCGCTCATCACCTTCGTGATCGAGTGGCGGACGCAGTCGGTGAACGCC
It encodes the following:
- a CDS encoding O-antigen ligase family protein, whose amino-acid sequence is MAQYTKHPVAARPTAPERESTGHLLLRGYAILVLIVTFAHSAVYNLLGQDGAGVVLVAFTLATVAIGVPMVTRKRPQPFRWRRLPWTALGYVTLALISVAWSQWRVPTLITWVLLAAVTVNALFLVHVLTWNEIIRALSSAFKWVLGLSLALELWVSLVLHAPLLPNFANLPDGKIDPQWYWVRDNLFDGGRIQGIVGNANLLAIISLFAIITFGVLFAARARWRTTLALWMLLAAYFLLRTSSATALVCAAAVVVVLVVALAMRRARTPGARTKVYTIAIGTTLIGGAAVWLLREPLFALLGRSADLTGRSEKIWTKVLARAAEHPLFGNGFSSPWIPSDPAFDGWIIDHHITVFHAHNMWLDVLMQLGVLGVALMAIAYLSLLWRSWFFAVDRPRWDLDSRRAYSPLTLLPSLFTVVLLVQGLSESTPIMLWGWMLLVLLSFKLKSVPLVGVGERDLLFERGTRPRRVP